AGCCCGGCCGGCGCGAGCTTCTCGACCCATTCCAGGATGTCGCGCCACAAGCCGGACTCGTGGTCGTTCACGAAGACGCTGGACGTGATGTGCATCGTGCTCACCAGCACGAAGCCGTCCCAGAGCTTCGCCGCCGCGCGCACGCGCTCGGCGTGCTCGGTGATGTCGCGGATCTCGTAGCGCGTCTTCGTCGTGATCGTCAGGTAGTCGGTGTGCGCGATCGTCTGCCCGGCCTCGTTCACGTCAAGGTCCTTTC
Above is a genomic segment from Candidatus Eremiobacterota bacterium containing:
- a CDS encoding YjbQ family protein translates to MNEAGQTIAHTDYLTITTKTRYEIRDITEHAERVRAAAKLWDGFVLVSTMHITSSVFVNDHESGLWRDILEWVEKLAPAGLDYAHHHTGEDNGDAHLKRMLLGHQVIVPVTEGRLDLGPWERIHYGEFDGMRPKRVLFKAFGLRSP